Proteins co-encoded in one Cytophagales bacterium genomic window:
- a CDS encoding methyltransferase domain-containing protein, with protein MKTNNFKYGALIVIIGMLIFPLVMPKTFKKMIPVGVKEAIKNHFEVKTTTIVQNMDTVRIEKIDRESIANLYLTGNGIEIGALHLPLKVPPSASVKYVDILPKSELEKHYPELLKDYELVEVDIVDDGEYLIKIQNSSLNFVIACHFLEHCQNPIAAVENFLRVLKPGGILYLAVPDKRYTFDKDRPITSFEHLLKDYEEGPEGVQKRAFQRMGYNG; from the coding sequence TCCCTCTTGTAATGCCGAAAACATTTAAAAAAATGATTCCTGTTGGAGTCAAAGAGGCTATAAAGAATCATTTTGAAGTAAAGACTACTACAATTGTTCAGAACATGGATACAGTGAGAATAGAAAAGATTGATCGTGAATCTATTGCTAATTTGTACCTGACAGGAAATGGAATTGAGATCGGTGCACTACATTTGCCATTAAAAGTACCGCCTTCAGCTTCCGTAAAATATGTAGATATTTTACCTAAGTCTGAACTGGAAAAGCATTACCCTGAATTATTAAAAGACTATGAATTGGTGGAGGTTGACATCGTTGATGATGGGGAATATTTAATAAAAATCCAGAATTCATCCCTGAATTTTGTCATTGCATGTCATTTTCTTGAACATTGCCAGAATCCTATAGCAGCTGTTGAGAACTTCTTGAGGGTGTTAAAACCCGGAGGAATATTGTACCTGGCTGTACCTGATAAGAGATATACTTTTGATAAAGATCGCCCAATCACATCTTTTGAACATTTATTAAAGGATTATGAAGAAGGTCCGGAGGGGGTCCAGAAAAGAGCATTTCAGAGAATGGGTTACAATGGTTAA